The Gemmatimonas phototrophica region CGTGGTCTCGCGCCAGTGGACGACGAATTTGGCGGAAAGGCCGGGATCGTGGTGATTCCATAGCGGTCCGGACCCGCCGGTATCACTTGACCCTCACAGCCCCCTCGGTCAGCGTTCAGTAGTGAACCCCATGACCGACCTCGGACTCCCCGACGCGCTCCCGACGCGTGACCGCATCGCACTCCGCCGCTGGATGTTGGCCTCGATTGTTGCCGTGTTCGTTGCGGTCGCCGTCGGTGGCATTACCCGCCTTACCGAGAGCGGGCTCTCCATTACCGAGTGGAAACCGGTGTCCGGCGCGCTGCCGCCGTCAGGTGACGCCGCATGGGCTCTTGAACTTGAGAAGTTCCGCCAGATTCCGCAGGCCAGTGCCACACACGCCGGCATTACCATGGCGCAGTTCAAGTGGATCTACTGGTGGGAGTGGTTTCATCGCAACGTCGCCCGCACGGTAGGATTGGTCTTCGCCATCCCGTGGCTGATGTTCATGGTACAACGGCGCATTCCGCGCTCCTTGCAGCTGCGCCTCACCGCGCTCCCACTGCTCACACTCGGCCAGGGCGCCCTTGGCTGGTACATGGTGAAGAGCGGGCTGGTAGAGCGCATCAGCGTGAGCGCATACCGGCTCACGGCACACCTTGGGCTCGCGCTTGGCATTCTCGCCGTGGCGGTGTGGACCTACAGCGAGCTGCGCGAGCGATCAGCCGAGGAGCGCAGCGAACCGGTGCGCACATCCCGGCAGTGGCGCCTGGCGCTGGTGAGTACCGCGACGCTGCTGGGCGTCACCGTGTTGTCCGGCGGCTTTGTCGCCGGCCTGCGCGGTGGGAAGATCTTCAACGAGTTCCCGCTCATGGGCGGCCAGGTGGTGCCACCGGGGTACGCCACGCTCACCCCGTGGTGGAGCAATGCCTTTGAAAATCCGGCGGCGGCACAGTTTCATCACCGTCTGCTCGCGCTGACGGTAACAGCGTTTGTCCTCACCCTCGCGTGGCGTGCGCGACAGGCGGCGTTGCCTCAAGCCGTGCGGCGCGCGGTGATGGCCTTTGGTGCCGTCATCACAGTGCAGCTGGTTGTGGGCATTACCACGCTGCTGCTGGCCGTACCGGTTCCGCTTGGCGTGTTGCATCAGTTCACCGGAGTGCTTGCGCTCACGGCCGCACTTATTGCCACGCAACGCGCGCAGGTGTGATTCCCTTCTCGCCTGCGCCACCTGCTGCTGAGTGGCCGGCGCGCTTTCCTACGCCGTTCGATCGCCGTGCCGTGCACCCGCTCGCGCATCGCGCCGCCATGGAGCTCGTGGACACGGTGCAGTCGCAGTATGCGCACGCATGGCGTCTGCACGAACCGGGGAACGGCAAGATGTTTGGCGTGCTGGTGGTGGCGGCACCCAACGGCGACGTCGGATATCTGCGCGGCTTCTCCGGCATGATGAACGGCCAGTGGGACATTGAGGGTTGGGTACCCGCAGCGTTCGACAAAGCCGTGCGCGACCACACGTGGATTCCCGGCGAAGCGGAGATGCTCGACTTCGCCGCGCAGCGCGCCGGTCTGTGCGCTGCCATGCCGGAGCAGACCGACAGTGCGGAGGCACAGCGCATTGCGGCGGCCATTCGCGCGCTCGACGAAGCGCGCACCGCGCGTTCGCGGACGCTGATGGCGCTCATTCAGGACAGCTATCACTTCGTCAATGCGCGTGGCGAGGTGCGTCCGCTCCGGTCGCTCTTTGCTCCCGCCGAACCGCCCGCCGGTTCGGGTGATTGCGCGGCCCCCAAACTGCTGGCCCACGCCTATCGATTGGGGCTGCGGCCGCTTGCCCTGGCCGAACTCTGGTGGGGCGCGCCTTCGGCCACCGGTGACCGTCGGGCGGGGGTGTTCTATGCCGCCTGTCGTGGTAAGTGTCTGCCTATCCTCACGCATATGCTGGAGGGGCTGCCAGCCGATCCACCACCACTGTTTGGCTCGGCGGCCATTCCCGCGCACGAACCGGTCGTCGTGTACGAAGACGACTATGTGGTGGTGGTGAACAAACCCAGCGGACTGCTCACCGTCCCGGGGCGCAGCGCGGCGCTGCAGGATTGCGTGGTGTCGCGCCTCAAGGAGCGCTATCCCGACGCCACGGGGCCGTTGGTGGTGCATCGTCTCGATATGGATACGTCGGGACTGCTGCTGGTGGCCAAACAGTTGGAAACCGCCAAGGCACTCCAGCGGCTCTTTTCGCGGCGCGAGATTCACAAGCACTATGTGGCGTGGCTGGACGGTACCGTCATCGCAGACCACGGGCACATCGCCTTGCCGCTGCGGCAGGATGTTGATGACCGCCCGCGCAATATTCACGACCCGGAGTTTGGCAAACCCGCGGAAACCGAATGGCGCGTTCTCGCCCGCGACGGCGAACGCTCGCGGGTGCAATTCATTCCGCACACCGGTCGCACGCATCAGCTCCGCGTGCATGCGGCGCATCCGCAGGGGCTCGATGCGCCCATTGTTGGTGACCGGCTGTACGGGCGCACCGCACCGCACGACGACGAACGGCTGCTGCTGCACGCCGAACATCTGGAATTTGTGCATCCGGTAACGGGCGACGTGGTGGTGGTTGACCAACCGGCGCCGTTCTAATCGTGAACACGCCGGTGATTTTGACCACCAGCGAGTGGCAGGCGCGCAGCGCCGCGCACCGTGCTCGAGTGGGGCAGTATACGCAACCGCGTCGGGAGCGGCGTTCGCGCGGTGCCGTGCATCCGGTGTACGACTTTCTCTTCCAGTACTACAGCTACTCCGCCGGCAAGTTGGAAGCATGGCACCCCGCCCCGCACGAGCAGCTGGTTGACAGCCCGCAGGCCCGCGCGTGCTTGGATGGCACGGCGTACGACGTGCACGACGGCGTCATTCGCCGCGATATCAGCGCCCTCACCACGGCGGAACGCGACACATTTACGCAGGTGGTGCAGCTGCTGCGCGCCACGCAGGGCCGCGCCCCCAACTTCGGCTGTTACGGCATGCACGAGTGGGCCATGGTGTACGGCGGGCACGATGTGCGTCATGCGCAGATCACGCCACTGCGGCTCTCGCAACAGGAGATCAACACCCTGGTGGAGAGTCGTCCGGTGGCGTGCAGTCACTTCGACGCCTTCCGGTTCTTTGCGCCGGATGCCAAGCCATTCAACCGCGTCCCGCTGGCGTGGGCGTCGCGTTACGACGCCGAACAGCCCGGCTGCATTCACGCCAACATGGATCTCTACCGCTGGGCGTACACGGTCATGCCGTGGATTGGCAGCGATCTGCTATGGCACTGCTTTGCCCTCGCGGTCGATCTGCGTGTGCTTGATATGCAAGCCAGCCCGTACGATCTCAGCGCCATGGGATTCCCACCGGTACGCATTGAAACCGCTGAGGGACGCGACGAATATCAGCAGCGTCAGCGGGAGCTGAGTGCGCGCGGCAGCACCCTGCGCTCCACGCTCATTGCCACCTTGGACGGCTTGCTGCTGTAGCGGAGCCTGCGAGTCACGACGCGGCCACCGCCAGCTGCCCGCAGCCGGCGGCGATATCAATTCCGCGCCGCTGACGCACGGTACTGGGTATACCAAACTCCTGCGCCAGAATCTCCTGAAACCGTTTTGCCGCCTCGCTGCGGGTTGGAGCGCCGTCGTAGCCGGTCGTGGGATTGAGCGGAATGAGATTCACCTGCGCGGGCAAACCACGCAACAATTCGCCCACCGCGCGCGCCTGCTCCACACTGTCGTTCTGCCCCGCTATGAGGGTCCACTCGTAGAAGATGCGCCGACCGGTGGACTCGCTGTACGTGCGGCACGCCGCCATCAGTTCTTCCAATGGCCATTTGCGCGCGGCGGGTACCAGTGCCGCGCGCTCGGCTTGCGTAGCGGCATGCAGCGACACCGCCAGATGCATGGGACGCTGCTCCGCAGCCAGCCGCAGAATGCCCGGCACCACCCCCACCGTACTGAGCGTAATGCGTTCGGCTGCCAGCGACGGGCCGTGCGGATCACGCAGAATATCAATGGCCTGCATCACCGCATCGTAGTTGTGCAGCGGCTCGCCCATGCCCATCAGCACCACGTTGCGCAGTCGCGTGCCCAAGGTGTGGCGAGTCGCCCGCACGGCGGCTCCCGGCGGCGTCTCAAAACGCAGCACGCGCGCCACGTGCACCACCTGCGCCACAATCTCGCCCGCGGTGAGATGGCGGGTGTACCCCATTTGCCCCGTCGCACAGAACACACACCCCATGGCGCACCCCACCTGCGAACTCACACAGGCCGTGACGCGCCCGGTGAAGCGCATGAGCACGGTTTCAATGCGCGCACTGTCCGGCAGTGACAGCAGATATTTGCGGGTAAAGCCATCGCTGGACGCAGTCTCGAGCGCCGTAGGCAATACCCCCAGCGTGGTGTGCGCGCGCAGCTGTTGTGCGAGCTTGGGCAACAGCTCCGGCATCTCGTCGAACGACGACACGAGGTCGATGTACAGATACTTCCACAGCCGTTCGGCGTGCAGCGGCTTGATATCCCACTCCACAAGCTGTTGCTGCAGCTCGGCTCGTGTGAGGCTGTAGAGGTTGAGGGGTTCGTGACGCATCACGAAACAATACTCGGAATTCGCACTGGAAGGGGGGCGCGATTGGGCAATTAACCCCCTGCCCTTTCCGTATACATCGCACTCGCCAGCTCTTTCACGATCTTCGCGGCCACCATGGCAGTACGCCCCGACTCATCACGGTGTGGGTTGAACTCCACCACATCGGCGCCGACAATGTGACCGGCACACTGCTGAATCATGGTGAGTACCTCTCGCGTGGTCAGTCCGCCCGGCTCCCAGTGAGATACGCCTGGCGCATATGCCGGGTCGAGTCCGTCCAGATCCACCGAGATGTACACCGGCTCCTCAATCACTGGCCGCACACCGGCCACCCACGCGCGCATGTCGATCACTTCCACGCCAAAGCGATCGGCCTGCGCGCGCTGGTGTGGCGTGAGCGTCCGAATACCCACCTGCACCAGCCGCGAAGCCAGCCCTTCTTCCATGATGCGGGCAAACGGACAGGCGTGCGAGTAGCGGTCACCCTCGAACTCGTCGTACAGATCGGCGTGCGCATCAATGTGCAAAATGGCAGGACGCGGGTACCTGTGGTTTATGGCGCGCAGCACCGGATAGGTCACGGAATGATCGCCGCCAAGCGCCAGGGGCCGCGTATGGAGGTCGAGCAGGGCGGTGATGCCCCGTTCAATCTCGGCACGGGCGCTGGCATCAGGCTGGAGCACCAGGTCACCGGCATCGCGCAGCCATTGCGGGTCCAACACGTCGTGCAGCGACTCCGACCACCGATTACCCGAGGGCGAATGCAAAGCCTCGCGAATGCGCTGCGGGGCGTCCGCAGCACCGCGCAGAAACGAGGAGCTGGCGTCGTACGGCAGGCCGATGAGGGAAACGTCCATCATATCCGGGTGGGCACCTAACGCCAATGAGTCCGTTGCGGAGAGTTCATGACCTTCCAACAGGAGCTGTCCGTGAAACTCACCGAAAACGCGAAGGTTCCGCAAGGAGTGGTCGGTCCTTGTCGAACGCAACGCGGCACGTGACTACTTTGCCCAGTTCAGCTTGATCAGCGTGCCGCTGGCGAACGGCACCGCGCTGCCAACGCCGGCGACAGACAGTTTGACGGTGGCTGTCCCGTTCGTGAACGCCCCGCTCGCGGGCACCATGAACGCGCTCCAGAGCGCGGTACCGTTCACGCACGTAGACAGCACGTTGGCGCCTTCGAGCATGATCGACGCGCCCAACCCGCGCCTAGGACCGAATTACGCACCGACCGCTGCGGATCACCACGCCACCATGCGCGTGACCTTGAGTGCCACCGACCGTTCGTTGCGCACGTTGGTCAGGGTGTTCTGCCGATCGGTGTAGACGAGGAACACGTCGCTCAACGGAGCATAGCGCCACGCCACGCGGGCATTGGTCACGAAGCTGCGCGACTGCGTGTTGTACTGCACGAACGCACTGCCGAAGAGCGTGGTGGAACGGGCGTACTTGAGACGAACTCCCGCGAGGTCCGCATTGAAGGCACCACTTGGCAGCGTTACATCGTTGTGCTGATAGGTAGCCTCGAAGCTCATGTCATAGCGCGGCCGCCAGGTGAGCCCTCCGCTCACTGTCTGATTGGTGCCGTTGTAGAACTCGCCCACCTGCACGCTGGCGTTTCCGTACAACGGATAGCGCTGCGTGGACGTGTAGGTGGCTCTCGCATTGCGAAACGCGTAGCTCCCCACGGGGATGGTACGCCCGGCAAAGGGTGTGAACGGCCGGTCGAGGCGATCGAACCAGTCGTTCACCTCGATTTTGAGATCACCATCGGGCTGGAAGAACAAATTCAGTCCACCCACTACGCGTCGCGACTGCAGTGACCCATCAATGCCCGCGAAGCGTTCCGCCTCGATGTAGGGATTCACCTCCTGCAGCAGCGTCACCGTGGGGCGGGCATGGATGCCAGTGGTGGCGTACCACTGCTCAAAGCCGCGCCGGTTCACGAAGCCAATCCCCGGATCGAAATGATCGGAGATGCGTTTGTACATCGCCGAGCTGTTCCAGAGACGTCCGCGATAGGCCACCGAGACGCGCCCCGCGCTGCCGTTCGACGTCGAGGTGTCGGCGCGACTGCCGGCGAGATAGGTATTGATGATGAGGTTGCCAAGCAGGCGGATGTTGGCATCGACACCGTAGCTGCGGTTGAAGGCATCGCTGCCGTCAGTGGCCTGTCGGTTGGCACCGAGCACGCCGATATCCGAGTTGCCCCACACGTTCCGACGCAGGCGCACCACGCCGAAATTTTCGGCGGCACTCGCTCCGGTGCGCTGCGTCTGCATGTCGAGCATCCCCACTTCCCATCCCGCCACGCGACCCGTGAGACGGCCACCGCCGGCAATCGGAATGGGGAGACCGTCGCCGGTGAGGCCGATCTGCCGCGAATTGAAAAGCGTGAAGTCGCGGAGCTCCGCGCCCATGCGGTAGTTGCGCTCGGAGACGTCTCCGAAGGTGAAAGAGCCGCTGTTCTCAATGAAGAACTCACGGCGCTCGGGGAACAGAATGCCGAAGCGGGTGAGGTTGACCACTTGCTGGTCCACCTCGACCTGCGAGAAGTCGGTGTTGTAGGTGAGATCGAGGGTGAGCGACGGGGTCACTCCATACTTGATGTCGCCGCCGAGGTCGGCCTTGCTGCCGAGCGACGCGGCAGGAACCTGCGCGCCACGTGAATTGCCGGCGAGCACGTACGGTTTGATCTGCAGGTTGCGTCCCTGCTGCAGCCCGGAGATGCCCTCGATGGTGCCGGCCTTCGACATGCGATGCAGGCGATACTGGCGTTCGAGTGGAGCCCAGTAGCTCGTTTCGTTTACGCGGCGCACGCGGCGGATGAAGTTGATCCCCCAGTCCTGCGGTTCACGCGAGGCGTCGAAGCGCAGCGTCTTGAGGGGGATGACCATCTCCACCGTCCAACTGCTGTCCTGCTGCGTGGTGCGCACGGTGTAAATGCCGTCCCACGCCTCCACGATGGTGCGCGAATCGTTGAAGGTCTGTTCGTCGCGCACGGCCCCCTTGGGATTCACGATGAACAGGAACGAATTACGGCGGTCGTGGAAGGTGTCCAGCACCAGGCCGAAGATATCGCTGTTGCTCGAGACGAAGTCGCGTTCGAGCCCCACCGTAATGGCCTTCTCCGGCTCGGGATCGAAGTTCACGCCCGAGACGTACAAGTTCTTCGTGTCATACAGCAGGCGCACTTCAGTGCGGAAGCGCGACGGATATCCCGTGTTGGGGAGCTGCTGCACGAAGTCGGTAAGCACCGGCGCTGTGGACCATGCGGCTTCCTCCAGTTTTCCGTCGATCACGATGGGTGCGGTCGTGCGTACGGCGCGGAACGTTGGACGCGGTACCGTTTCGGGATTGACCGGGGCTGCGGCGCGTTCGGCAACGGCGCCGTCCTGCGCCCTGACGGCTCCGGGCGTTGCCGCCAGAGTGCCTGCGACAAGCAGGCAGACAGTACCCCAGAGGACGAAGCGGCGCGACGGCAGGATGGCAAGCGGCATACCTCACTGTACGCGCCCCGGGCGGCGGATGCTGGAATGGCATGTCACCTCGCGACCTGCGTTCATCAGCGGCACGTGTCGTTAGGTGGCGCCCGTCTGGATGCTCGCGAAGCGACGCTGGACGTTCTCCAGATGATGCCGATTGTGATAGAGCGTGAAGAACAGCATTTCGCGGACGGTGAGGCGCCCGAGGAGGGGATGCGGGAGCCGGCGTGCATCGAGCGCTCGTTCGGGCCAGCGTTCAACGGCGTCGCAGAGACTCGCGACGGCCGCCGCGTGAGCCGCCATGGTTCGGGCGCGCGCGTCTTCGGGATTGCTCGGGGCGGCGTGTGGCCTCGGAGCGAATCGGCCAGCACTTGCTCCCTGTGCCAAGCGGGCCCGGTACACCTCGCGCACGGCGGCGTAGGGGCGCGATGGCGCGGTCGCTCGACCAAACGCCACCAACAGGACGACGCGCGGCAATTGTAGCCCTTGGGTCACGGCGCGCATCGACTTCGTGAGGTGGCGGACGTTTTCGGCGGGCGACCACGCGGTGCCGATGGGCGCGAGAAACGTCGCCGTGTTGAGCGCATCCCAGTACGCCACGCTCTCGCGGTGCAGCGCGTGTAGAGCCGTTCGGATGTCGGAGCCGCTGGAACGTGCCGAGTCACTCAAAGCCGAGTCGTCCATGAATTTGCGCGCATCCACCTAACGCCTCAGCGTTCTGCTGTTGCGCACCAAACAAAATGCGGCCGGACGGGCGACCTGCGCCAGCACGGCGACCGCCTGTCGCACACCGCATGGCCCTGTCAGCAGCACCGGTTCGTTAGATGTCACTCGGGGTGCGCCACGGGCCCAGGTACTCGCGCCGGAAAGCCTCATGATTCACGGCGACAGCCGGGGGCCCCAGCTCGTACGTCGTACCGCTCGTGCACCAGGTGATGTG contains the following coding sequences:
- a CDS encoding RluA family pseudouridine synthase, producing the protein MIPFSPAPPAAEWPARFPTPFDRRAVHPLAHRAAMELVDTVQSQYAHAWRLHEPGNGKMFGVLVVAAPNGDVGYLRGFSGMMNGQWDIEGWVPAAFDKAVRDHTWIPGEAEMLDFAAQRAGLCAAMPEQTDSAEAQRIAAAIRALDEARTARSRTLMALIQDSYHFVNARGEVRPLRSLFAPAEPPAGSGDCAAPKLLAHAYRLGLRPLALAELWWGAPSATGDRRAGVFYAACRGKCLPILTHMLEGLPADPPPLFGSAAIPAHEPVVVYEDDYVVVVNKPSGLLTVPGRSAALQDCVVSRLKERYPDATGPLVVHRLDMDTSGLLLVAKQLETAKALQRLFSRREIHKHYVAWLDGTVIADHGHIALPLRQDVDDRPRNIHDPEFGKPAETEWRVLARDGERSRVQFIPHTGRTHQLRVHAAHPQGLDAPIVGDRLYGRTAPHDDERLLLHAEHLEFVHPVTGDVVVVDQPAPF
- a CDS encoding carbohydrate binding family 9 domain-containing protein, which translates into the protein MPLAILPSRRFVLWGTVCLLVAGTLAATPGAVRAQDGAVAERAAAPVNPETVPRPTFRAVRTTAPIVIDGKLEEAAWSTAPVLTDFVQQLPNTGYPSRFRTEVRLLYDTKNLYVSGVNFDPEPEKAITVGLERDFVSSNSDIFGLVLDTFHDRRNSFLFIVNPKGAVRDEQTFNDSRTIVEAWDGIYTVRTTQQDSSWTVEMVIPLKTLRFDASREPQDWGINFIRRVRRVNETSYWAPLERQYRLHRMSKAGTIEGISGLQQGRNLQIKPYVLAGNSRGAQVPAASLGSKADLGGDIKYGVTPSLTLDLTYNTDFSQVEVDQQVVNLTRFGILFPERREFFIENSGSFTFGDVSERNYRMGAELRDFTLFNSRQIGLTGDGLPIPIAGGGRLTGRVAGWEVGMLDMQTQRTGASAAENFGVVRLRRNVWGNSDIGVLGANRQATDGSDAFNRSYGVDANIRLLGNLIINTYLAGSRADTSTSNGSAGRVSVAYRGRLWNSSAMYKRISDHFDPGIGFVNRRGFEQWYATTGIHARPTVTLLQEVNPYIEAERFAGIDGSLQSRRVVGGLNLFFQPDGDLKIEVNDWFDRLDRPFTPFAGRTIPVGSYAFRNARATYTSTQRYPLYGNASVQVGEFYNGTNQTVSGGLTWRPRYDMSFEATYQHNDVTLPSGAFNADLAGVRLKYARSTTLFGSAFVQYNTQSRSFVTNARVAWRYAPLSDVFLVYTDRQNTLTNVRNERSVALKVTRMVAW
- a CDS encoding DinB family protein, whose product is MDDSALSDSARSSGSDIRTALHALHRESVAYWDALNTATFLAPIGTAWSPAENVRHLTKSMRAVTQGLQLPRVVLLVAFGRATAPSRPYAAVREVYRARLAQGASAGRFAPRPHAAPSNPEDARARTMAAHAAAVASLCDAVERWPERALDARRLPHPLLGRLTVREMLFFTLYHNRHHLENVQRRFASIQTGAT
- the speB gene encoding agmatinase; the protein is MMDVSLIGLPYDASSSFLRGAADAPQRIREALHSPSGNRWSESLHDVLDPQWLRDAGDLVLQPDASARAEIERGITALLDLHTRPLALGGDHSVTYPVLRAINHRYPRPAILHIDAHADLYDEFEGDRYSHACPFARIMEEGLASRLVQVGIRTLTPHQRAQADRFGVEVIDMRAWVAGVRPVIEEPVYISVDLDGLDPAYAPGVSHWEPGGLTTREVLTMIQQCAGHIVGADVVEFNPHRDESGRTAMVAAKIVKELASAMYTERAGG
- a CDS encoding COX15/CtaA family protein; amino-acid sequence: MTDLGLPDALPTRDRIALRRWMLASIVAVFVAVAVGGITRLTESGLSITEWKPVSGALPPSGDAAWALELEKFRQIPQASATHAGITMAQFKWIYWWEWFHRNVARTVGLVFAIPWLMFMVQRRIPRSLQLRLTALPLLTLGQGALGWYMVKSGLVERISVSAYRLTAHLGLALGILAVAVWTYSELRERSAEERSEPVRTSRQWRLALVSTATLLGVTVLSGGFVAGLRGGKIFNEFPLMGGQVVPPGYATLTPWWSNAFENPAAAQFHHRLLALTVTAFVLTLAWRARQAALPQAVRRAVMAFGAVITVQLVVGITTLLLAVPVPLGVLHQFTGVLALTAALIATQRAQV
- the rlmN gene encoding 23S rRNA (adenine(2503)-C(2))-methyltransferase RlmN, producing the protein MRHEPLNLYSLTRAELQQQLVEWDIKPLHAERLWKYLYIDLVSSFDEMPELLPKLAQQLRAHTTLGVLPTALETASSDGFTRKYLLSLPDSARIETVLMRFTGRVTACVSSQVGCAMGCVFCATGQMGYTRHLTAGEIVAQVVHVARVLRFETPPGAAVRATRHTLGTRLRNVVLMGMGEPLHNYDAVMQAIDILRDPHGPSLAAERITLSTVGVVPGILRLAAEQRPMHLAVSLHAATQAERAALVPAARKWPLEELMAACRTYSESTGRRIFYEWTLIAGQNDSVEQARAVGELLRGLPAQVNLIPLNPTTGYDGAPTRSEAAKRFQEILAQEFGIPSTVRQRRGIDIAAGCGQLAVAAS